Part of the Plasmodium vinckei vinckei genome assembly, chromosome: PVVCY_13 genome, ATGTaacaaaaatgatgaaaaaaaaaatatatataagagtTACATATTTTGGTGTAAACAAGTGATATGTATAGatgtttgtttttttttttctatatttttctttttttattttgttcttttttattatttgtctCCCTtcctatatatacatagtGTATATAATTGTCCATTCGTTGtgaatttcttttttaagtatatacatttatatatacatgcaaTATAAGCAtgctttaattttttaaatttctCACATATACACTATTTATCATTTGCTTTTAatacttcatttttttattttttaaattaactTTCTTTGAtgcttttaaatattttttcattttatttttttaaatatatttttattgtaaataaaaaacgaTAATTtatcttaaaaaatattaaatattttttggcaacccctaatattttttatactatatatatattttttttttcctttttcgtgcttacataaatatattttaggaATGTATAAGTGCTTAATTtcgttttaatttttctttatttgaCTATTACTAACGCATTCTATAGAtggtatatatactttgaaattttataaaaaattagttttatataataatttgcaTATACCTTTTTGATAGAACTGAtaacatattaataaatgaaaaaatagttacaaaaattattaaatgattaataaaaaaatgatagaTATTGAAgtcattaaaattaaattttttagatAACTTCACATACACTGGGGGAGTAAAATCGTCatttatgcataaataCATGAACCTATGTTTAGGGAATTTCCAAATAgcttataatatataccataggcatatatattatagaaagatatttatttgcatataaagttgaaaatgatatattatttattatatgttttatttatactttataattttttgtgcCTGTTTGTTATtcaaatatgaataaaaaaatatgtatatatggaGGATCATTTGATCCGGTTACTTATGGTCATGAAATGGTACTATCAAAAATTAGCAATTTGGAATGGGTAGATGAAGTATGGGTAGTTATATGTAGATGCagatatgataaaaatctCGAAGCATTTGACCATAGgaataatatgtttttcattatgtttgaaaataatacatatcCGATGGAcaaaagtaaaatatttgtaaaagATTTGGAATCTGAAAATACAACTGCAACAtatgatttattaaatatgctAAAGAAAACATATCCTCAACatgaattttatttcattattggatcagatttattaaatgatttaaCTTCATGGGATAATGGTGAGAAGCTAGTTtctgaaaataatttcattGTTGTTGAGAGAGGTGattttgatataaataaagagatattaaaaaaaatgtctaaatattatttaatcgAAATTCCAGTTAAGTCTTttgttaattatatttcttcAACTGAtgtaagaaaaatattagctaaacaaaataatgacgatttaaaacaatatattaatttattagctatagattatatatatgataataatttatataaaagtgatggaatataatatttttgggACCCTTAAATAAATTCAGTTCTgtcaaattattataacaaaaaaattaatgaaaatgttatataGAGGTATATGAGATAATGTCATAAATTGTAAcagaaaattattatttttgttatattattcaaagtaataaaatgaagtatattttttgtcaaaatggataataaatatagattcTTTGGCGTTTAtaaagtttttttatttttagttttctatatatatttgcttTGCATAAGTTTATATTTCCTTGATGTTTATATACTTATTGGAAGCATTAacgatttttttatatatgtgtgaTTATATTTAGTATGAATTATACTTTAATTTTcctttacatatataacaactaatttaaaacatttgtctttttaaataactATAATAAGATTAACAAAGTAACAACATCTATTCCCGTTACTATTGATATGGTTGTCATCATAACTTCaatctataaatatattattttttacatgtGCCTggcaaattattttttctctttttttttgcgaAAAATGGTCACATgtgtaaataaatttattagcaaatatagaatattaataatgcttaacttttttcacttgatatattttgtagGTATAAAAAAGGTTTACTTTATTTTACCTTATTTGACTTTGGTGTTTTTTAGCTTTTTTCTTAGATCTATAACTATAGGAGATATgatatcatcattttctcTTACGAcattaataatatcatGATAATCTATATCGTTTTTTGGTGGTTCAACAGGATTATTCATTTCTTCacaacattttaaaaaatatggatcaGAGTCTAATGTGTTATTTCTATTATCTGTTcgatttttatgtattattgTTTGATTTGGTGCAAATGTAACATTtgctttatatttaattccATTTGTATCATAGAAATATTTCCCATCTTgtgtttttataaattcttCTGTTTTCATATAATCTTTAAaggataaatatatacgtGAATGAGTAATATCATCAGATGAATTTTTTCCTATACTTCCAttaacataataataataatctaATTCATCTTTAAGATTGTTTGAAAAagaatcaaaaaaattattttcatttaaagtTGGAGGTAAATTTCgaataacaattttttttttttttacacacaTTTGGTCTTTTTTTAGTAAAGATATTAACATATCTTTTCccgttttttttaatacaacATTATTGTcacttttttcataattatcatttattgtgtatgttttattattttttgttttgtatttatttacatgcttattatatttatgccTTCTGTCatcttcatattttttatggttATCGtgatttttcttttcttcatttgatttttctttactattattttcgtttgtttttactttttgcaatattttatacGGTCTAACATTTGAATAcatcgtttttttttcttattataCTGAAGCATGTCAAATATCATTGtcattactattatttatgtgtgcatatacatatgtatgtgTTTTCATATGTGTAACACAATCAAgcgaataaataaaaagcaTTTAAAAGAATGTATTTGTTaccatcatttttttgtaaaatataaaaacgtgacttgtttttattttgtgcATACTGACTATTATACGTGGTGACGATTCAAAATGGaaattaatacattttacataaacattgttgaaaaaaatattataaatataataaagaaaacaattgcgataaatataatggaTAAATAactaaaattattttaaatagaGATAACTGTTTtaagtatattaaaatgtaaaatattttaatacatatattttattttacattttgtAGATAGCTTTTTAAATGCTAAACctttatatacaattttaagagggatactaaaaaataataaaaaaaaagtacaataatttttcagtTAAATAGAAATCCAAAGTCATAcaaatgtatatacatcttctatatattataattcatttcttttaaaaaagtaaatttatattttataacataTAAAGTTATGAAATGCTTCTTATTTATCTCtataattacatatattgtCTATCCGTAtggtatattatattattaaaggaaataaaccgtatatattttttataaaaattaataaaacttttatgaagtttacatattttttcacatGCACACAAAACACATATTTCGTTGTAATGAAGAATTCTCTGCTTATAGATTTAAgttgtacatatattttttctttttaagtTGAATTTGATGTGTCTCTATAATTTATCGCAAGTATAAATAACAATCATATTAAagtgtttatatattatgattgtataaaataataaaaaacattttatattgttaaaaaaatacaaaattataagttATGAGCCCTGTGAAATTTCTAATATAAACTTATACgtaaaaaagataatatattttacatggTTGTATtcctattattatttaaaaatattccatTTATCATAACATTGTAATATTcttacaaataaaatatattttaaacataaattttgttataataaatggAGGACACATATTATAcaggaaaataatataatgtaaATTTACGATAGGCAGCGTATTTATCAAATGCTAACTTTTTTTCTGTTTTTttgcaaataatatatacttttctGAGTactaaacaattttattatctatatAATGCCAAGATAGATGTTGCAAATATATGTTAGATTAAGTAGAATggaatttttcataatttctCCGTATTCTTCAATagaagaaatatttttcatataatatttacacacataataaaaagaaagatggaaaaaataatacgaATTGCAAACGTATAAATGGGATAGTATGTGATTTCGATACAATGAGATAAAATACATGTAGTATTAGACTTTAAATAGtattttaattcatatacatttttgtaaatatataatggaataattttcaaatgTTTATACATGATATGTATAAATGCGTAGGATCATATAGTAGCATTcctattatacatatatataatatttttttttttcacactAAATCTAGTAAACCATTAATATAGCTTTCCattcattaattatattattttatcgcttttgtaaaattattataaaacaaaattggATATCTATAATATACTCTCaggtataataaaaatatacccATGTGGAAActataaaaatcaaaaaaatttatacttatatattatttaatggatataattttttttttggccatttaatgaaataaaaaatttaaacgaatttatattatttagtattttcattattataaagaaaatataatactcatgcaaaaatattatttttaatgaagagaaaatgcatatttatttatagtgattatataaaaactaaATCGTGCCTCTccaattaaaataaaaaaaaacgacattaaaaaaatgcaaaataattcaaatgaatacgcaaaaaaatatttttatatttatattatttgtaaattaaaacaaacaaacagatatatataaataaaaatatgattggCTAATTTGAATTAAGTATTAATATGTAGAATTGTGACTTTAAAAAacatgataaaaaaatataaaatatatgaattagatatatttttttttctttaattttctATGTAGAATACTGTTATTTGGCTTTTTTTACAtcttattaatataaaatcgcgttatttttaatggatttaaaaaaaattatatcatcATTTGAATCACAAAATACTCATATGatatatcataataatggtttataatttttacacCGGTTTCTCCAGGAAATTCTATGAGCACACagataaatttataaaacattttattataaaaaatgaatttttaaatacccGTCAAATTGTATTCCAGAAAAGATTATATCATGCCCatgaaaatgtaaattaCAATGGTTTTAATGGACATCACcctattattttaattcaacaaaacaaaaatgacaatgagagaaaaaaatataataaaataaaaactatTGCATTCGCTAACATATTTGGGGCATCTGTTGTGTCACAAAGAGATgaaaatttagaaaatgaagatataaaaataaaaattaatgaatttaGTTTCATAAATAAGccaaaaaatacaaattcaAAAGATGCTAATAATTTAGATAAATCGAGTGCCGTTATGCCTggaaatgataaaaataaatcaaaagatgataaatatgaatattatcAAGAATTAAGTGAATACAGTAACATGCAAATATTTTCTAGTAATAGTCATCATGAATTAGCAAATGAAATATGTTCCAATTTAGGAATAAGTTTAGGTAGGGCTTATATTGGAAAATATAGTGATGGAGAAATTACTCTTCAAATAATGGATGAAGTAAGAGGGAGagatgtatatataatacattcAACCCCTGCAGGTGGTAAGGATGTCCACTCACGCTTAATGgaattgtttttatttgtatcgACATTAAGAAGATCATCTGCAAAAAAGGTTATCGTTGTTTTACCATATTTAAACTATTCCAGACAACATAAACAAACAGggtattttaataatatgcattCACTAGGAGCTCCAGAAATAgctatattattacaaacATGTGGTGCTGATTCAATTATCGCTGTCGATTTGAACAATCCAAGAATTGAAGGATTTTCTACTGATCAAAAATTTTTCCAGCCACCGCTTATGAATATTAATCCACAATCTTTAGCTgtagaatattttaaaaaaaaaaaactccATAACCCCGTTATCGTTCCAATTGATATTGATGGTGCAGAAAAAGCAAAGGAATTTTGGGTTAGAATGAAAAAGCATTCAAATGATCTAGGATTTACTACTTTGGTTTCTAGCACATGTAATGAAATGAATACCAGAGGAGAAGCTCCAAGTAATGAATCAAAGGATTCCAATAAAATGTTAGACAATAAACAAAAGAATGTGTCTTCtcaagataaaaataatataaatttacttgaaaatgaaaaaataactaTAGTTGGTGacattaaaaattgtgATTGTATAATAGTAAATGATATCCTTGATACTGGAAAAACATCTAAAAAGATGGCTGCTCTTCTAAAAAATGCGGGAGCtcgaaaaatatatctttatgCAACTCATGCTATACTATCTGATGGATGTATCTCACAAATTAACGATTCGTGCATTGACGAAGTTGTAACAACAAATACAATACACATTCCAAGAGATATATGTTGtgaaaaaatgcatattttatcaGTTGCCAAATTAGTAGCCGAAGGAATCAAAAGATTTAATAATGAGCAATCACAAAATGCGCGAGAAGATTTTTCAGATGGGCAAGTGGAGTtaaatgtataatttttttttataaaatgcgTTTTAATTACAATAAATCACTTCAATATATGTCAATGTAAAGCAActttagttttttttaattaaaccTATTCACAAAACACATATTAGATCGTATCCctttgttatatatatctacgTGATtgattaaaatataaacaaaagtgatactatattatgaatgtatttgtttttttacgtttttttcgatatctatgtttatttattgtcatatttaattatttcatattacatttttataattatttggattttttaattcgaCATGATAcgtttttattatcttgCTCACAActgaaattattttaatgtCAAAGCAAATTTTAagtttaataattatataaaattaaataagcatagtagaaattattataaaacatacacttttttcattaaatagtctttttcaaaaaaaaacctTAGTAAAGTGGGTATAATGaatctatatatttctattttatatatgaaatgtattttttaatatgagTACACTATTTGtcttaaaattatattgtaGTTATGATGTAACCTTTATTACATCGTAAGTTTATATCAATTTTGAAAAAGCATTTTGTACTACATTTTATAGTTTCTATAAAAtactttatatttgttttctttaattttatattaatccGTATTCTCGGAAATGATTATTAATACCTCAGAATTAATGCAAAATGtgtaaattataattttcagcATCtacattaaatatatatagaaaatatatttatttttacgttattttattttatcaggcaattttattatgtatatttttcaaaatgaaATTCACATAATTAtcttaaatatttcaatttCCATAAATTGGATGCTTATAATATGTTCACAGTGTTTATTTACCATAACTaatatattactatttccccatttcattatatagacaaaaaaacttacgcttattttaaaataaaactattatacattaatctatatataaacaaatgaattttgataattttgtaaataacCTATATGGAAAGGACGTGTTTGATGATGAAAATTCCAAATACATTAAAGATACAATTTTCCCATGCCTATTACCTGTATctattacaaaatattatataaatatatggaattattaaaaatttaatgtcttttattcattatttttattcgaattaaaatttatttcttaaCTTTATAGGCATTAAACAAAGTACAatcaatatattaaatttcgGATATGTTAATACTAATTTAAAAGGAATGCAATATACCTATTAAatcttctttatatatattatagttAGTTATATTagtaaataatgaaaaggaGAAACACAAGTACTTTAATGTATGTGATTATGACAATGAAAAGGATCGAATAACCAATTTGTGTGATGAAAggtaataaatgaatacataatataataaattaatatatgaaatgatattttttataattttgtttatttataggAATACTTGTAACATGGGTAAGACATATTTTTGTACATTttctacatatataatttagttctttataatatataaccCATAGTACATTGTCTATTAAAAGGAGtttaaatgtttttaaataaattatgacAATGGTCTATTAAACTAGTAAAAGCTTTgtgaatttattaaaaaataaaattggatCCAAAGCATAGTTATCATTTATGATAGagattttatgaaaaactGTGTATTGATTATTTCAATACTGTACTtgaattcaaaaaatattatattaaacatttccttttttaaaaatcaaCAGAGCAAATAGATATTTTTACAACGAATAAACTAAAAGCAAATTCTACAGAATTATTTGAAATTCAACAAGAAGTAATTAAATAGAATTtctaatatttatatattcctttATGTAACTctttcataatttattttgaacAAAAGATAGAAAGCTTTATATTATGTCAAATGTTAACTcgaatatatacaattcattaattttttgttatgcaggttctaaaaaaaaatatagatattaaccctattttattacttaGAGAATATCTTATAGAAGAATGTaatgaaagaaataaaatcaaGGAAACACCAGAATAAATttctttaataaatatgcatatttttgtcTAAAGTTACACATGAGAAATTTATTGTaagaaattattaaatgttATCACCATTTTGattacttttattaattttcgtgggtaatttttgttttcattactttatatttctataaaaattcatataatacTTTTCATGtgttttaattaaaaaacaaaataataagataTGTAAGTATATTCAACACTATACTTAAAATATGATGcccatataatttttattttctgtgtcttttttcataaatgtgaattttttatatataatatttaaatcgATTAAGACAAACTTTAATAAGCTTGATCAACATTATCATAAACTAAAGtagatatatatcatttgcACAgtgatttatatttataatgttactttaaaaaaggttgccatataaatattatggaTAATAGTTTATTGGTATAAATCACAGACCATATTATAGTTTGGccttttaattaatatattaggTATAAGTATTAcacataaatttataagaaATTTCACATAACTTAGAATATAATGATTTTAATCATGATTCATTATGCATTTTAAGGATGATAAACCTGAAAGGTGATACAAAGgcaaaaatatgtaattttACACCTTCCagtttaattatttacaatataataaaaaggcacaataaaattaacatttaaaatatatataattaataatgtagttttgtataatttttatctttataatataattatattttcttaatatatttattttataatttaattatgcaaaaataataatattattatataaatattaaataatataataaaatataattatttaataaataattatatatttaaaaattaaaattaataattaattaaatatattatttatttaattataataaataattaaaattgtattaatttaaatattaaattaattatataatagttaaaaataaagaatattaattaaattatataataataaaataaatattaattatttaaaaatattaaatataatattataattattaattaaatttaataatatattatattaattaattatatttataaataatatatatatctatttaaatattatatttaattatattttacacataattaatatgaaatgcctttaattatttaaataaaactatatttattataatttaattaataaataactaATAAagattaatttaaataaaatttaatcatatttattattttaatttaatatattgtttaattatatatttttaaatttattttaaattaataaaaatattatttaataattttaattaaatttaattattattaattaatttaatatattatttaatatatattttttattttattttaaataatattataatttaatacttaatttaattatatttgtatataatattattaatttaatattatttaaatataatatattaattaaattaatataattttattaataataatataaaatatttaatttaatatttattatatatacattttttattaaaatattattaattaaaactattatttttatttaatttaaatatatttactataatatactaatatttattaatttaatataatttgtttaataattaatttttatatttatatttaattaaatatactttattaataatataatatatataattatttactatttaataaatattttataatattattaattttaatattatttaattaatttaattaaaatatatatttatattttttaatcatgaaataatatttattattatatttttaaattattataattataaattagttcttttataataaatagtaatttaatgaaatattaattaatagtagacattttgttatttgaggaaaaatatatatcaaactaaaatatattaatatttaaacatAATAGCATTATCTTTGTTTTTACGATGTAGTATTTTTAAAGATATAATgtgttataattttaaa contains:
- a CDS encoding nicotinate-nucleotide adenylyltransferase, putative, whose translation is MNKKICIYGGSFDPVTYGHEMVLSKISNLEWVDEVWVVICRCRYDKNLEAFDHRNNMFFIMFENNTYPMDKSKIFVKDLESENTTATYDLLNMLKKTYPQHEFYFIIGSDLLNDLTSWDNGEKLVSENNFIVVERGDFDINKEILKKMSKYYLIEIPVKSFVNYISSTDVRKILAKQNNDDLKQYINLLAIDYIYDNNLYKSDGI
- a CDS encoding regulator of nonsense transcripts 3B, putative encodes the protein MYSNVRPYKILQKVKTNENNSKEKSNEEKKNHDNHKKYEDDRRHKYNKHVNKYKTKNNKTYTINDNYEKSDNNVVLKKTGKDMLISLLKKDQMCVKKKKIVIRNLPPTLNENNFFDSFSNNLKDELDYYYYVNGSIGKNSSDDITHSRIYLSFKDYMKTEEFIKTQDGKYFYDTNGIKYKANVTFAPNQTIIHKNRTDNRNNTLDSDPYFLKCCEEMNNPVEPPKNDIDYHDIINVVRENDDIISPIVIDLRKKLKNTKVK
- a CDS encoding ribose-phosphate pyrophosphokinase, putative, encoding MVYNFYTGFSRKFYEHTDKFIKHFIIKNEFLNTRQIVFQKRLYHAHENVNYNGFNGHHPIILIQQNKNDNERKKYNKIKTIAFANIFGASVVSQRDENLENEDIKIKINEFSFINKPKNTNSKDANNLDKSSAVMPGNDKNKSKDDKYEYYQELSEYSNMQIFSSNSHHELANEICSNLGISLGRAYIGKYSDGEITLQIMDEVRGRDVYIIHSTPAGGKDVHSRLMELFLFVSTLRRSSAKKVIVVLPYLNYSRQHKQTGYFNNMHSLGAPEIAILLQTCGADSIIAVDLNNPRIEGFSTDQKFFQPPLMNINPQSLAVEYFKKKKLHNPVIVPIDIDGAEKAKEFWVRMKKHSNDLGFTTLVSSTCNEMNTRGEAPSNESKDSNKMLDNKQKNVSSQDKNNINLLENEKITIVGDIKNCDCIIVNDILDTGKTSKKMAALLKNAGARKIYLYATHAILSDGCISQINDSCIDEVVTTNTIHIPRDICCEKMHILSVAKLVAEGIKRFNNEQSQNAREDFSDGQVELNV